Part of the Caulifigura coniformis genome, ACACCGAGGCTGCGATCGCCGCCGCCATCGCCGGCGGCGGACTCGATGCCCAGCCCGTCCCAGTGACGCCCCCTCCGTCCTCGACGGAAGAGGCGGACGCCGATGCTCCCCCCGCCTCCGACCTCGCCTCGGGGACGAAACTCACCGGAACCGTCCAGACGGTCCACGGCGACAACGTCTTCCTCGATTTCGGCCTCCGCACCACGGGCGTCGTTTCGCTCCGTCAGTTCCCCCCCGCGAAGCCTCCCCAGGCCGGCGACAAAGTCGATGTCGTCGTCGACCGCGTCGATGAGAAGGACGGCCTGGCCCTCTGCAACCTGCCTCGCGGCCGGTCCAAGGTCTCCGGCGACTGGGACGCCATCTCCGTCGGACAGGTCGTCGACTGCTTCGTCGAAAAGACGAACAAGGGCGGCCTCGAAGTGAAGTGCGGCTCGCTCCGCGGCTTCATGCCCGCCAGCCAGGTGGAGATGGGCTACGTCGCTACCCTCGATTCCTACGTCGGCCAGAAGTTCCGTGCCCAGGTGACGGAAGTGAAGCCGGCCCGCCGTCGGCTCATCCTCTCCCGCCGCGCCATCATCGCCGAAGAGCGTGAAGCGGCCGAGAAGGAGGCGATGCAGAACCTCGGTCCCGGACAGTCGCTGACCGGCCGCGTGAAAACCATCAAGGACTACGGCGCGTTCATCGACCTCGGCGGCGTCGACGGCTTCCTGCACATCGGCCAGATGAGCTGGGTCCGCATCAACCATCCTTCGGAAATCCTGAAGGAAGGGCAGCAGGTCGAAGTCCAGGTCCTCTCAGTCGATAAAGACACGAAGAAGATCAGCCTCGGCATGCGGCAGCTGTCGGCCAATCCCTGGTCGCTGGCGTCCGACAAGTACGCCAAGGGAACCAACGTCACCGGCAAGGTCACCCGCGTCGAGCCGTTCGGCGCGTTCATCGAACTCGAGCCGGGCGTCGAAGGCCTGGTGCACATCAGCGAACTCGATCACAAGCGGATCAAGCGCGTGACGGAAGTGCTGGACGTCGGCCAGATGGTCGAGGTCCAGTGCCTCGAGGTCGACCCGGGCCGCAAGCGGATCAGCCTCTCCGTGAAGGCCCTCCGGGCCAAACCGGAAGCTCCGCCGAAGCCTCAGGATGAAGACCTGGCCCCCGGAAAGGGCGAGGTGTATCAGCGCAAGACCAAGGGCCCGCTCAAGGGAGGCATGGGCGGCACGAATGCAGGCGGATTGTTCGGAAATCCTGGAGATTTCGCGCGATAGGTCGCAGCAGACCGCCACCAGAAAACGGGCGAATCGGCATCCCAGAGGCGCTTATGGCCATTTCGTTCTCGTGTGAGTGCGGCCAGGAATTCAAGGTCAACGACAGTCACGCCGGCAAGCGGATCAAATGCCAGGGCTGCGGCTCCGCCGTGAAGATCCCGTCGCTGCCGGTGAAGGCGAAGAAATCGACGGGCGATTCCGGCGGCGTCGCCGTCGGCAAGGTCGCAAAGAAATCGAAACGCGCCGAGGACGAAGAGGAAGATCCGCTCGTCCACCGCACCAGCGACTACGACAGCGCCTTCGAGTTCGACATCGCCAAGGTGCCGATGGGGAAGCTGATCGAGGACGACGACCCCGACTCCCCCAAGGCCAAAAAGAAGAAGAAAACCGACGGAGCCAAGGGCGACAAACCCAAGAAGAAGAAGAAGGACGACGAGGAATCCGCCAATCCCGTGCTGGTCGGCGTCTTCCTCCTCCTCGGGCTCTGCAGCCTCTCCGCGCTCGGGTACTTCGGCTTCCAGAAATTCGGCGGGGCGGTCGACACCACCCCCGTCGAAAAGAAGTTCGTCACCTTCAAGCATGAGACGGCCGGATGGTCCGTGGAGCATCCTGACGACTGGCCGGCGAAGGGCCAGGGGGGAAGCGGCGGTGCTCCGCCGCTGCTGCTGATGGAAGGCGACGGCGCTGTTTTCCGAATCAAGGGCAGCATGGGCGGATCGGCCGTCGGCAGCATCGCCCAGTCCGGCGGAGCCGGCGGCATCGCCATCCCCGGCGCCGGGGGTGATGACGCAGCGCCCGTCGGTGAAGACCTCTCTCCCGAAACCGCCGTCCACGAGTTCCAGAAGACCTTCTTCGAAGCGGACTTCTCCGAGTATGAAGAAGAGCCGATGCAGAAGATCAAGACCCCCTTCGGCGAAGGCCGACTCTCGGTCTACACCGGCAAGGAAGGGCTGCTCAGCGGAAAGGTGAAGGGCTACCGCGCCACCTTCATGGACAACAACTGGCAGTACAACATCCGGGCCTACGTGCCCGAGAATCAGTGGGAAAAGTTCGAGCCCATGTTCAAACGGATGATCATGTCGTTCGCGCGGTAAGCGAAACGGGCTCACTGGCAATCACGCCCCGGCTGCTCCTGAAGCCCCCGGGGCGTTTTCGTTTCACGAAAACAGCCGCGTCACCGGTTCGCCCGGGCACACAACCTGCGGACGCCCCTGGGCGTCCGCCAGCGCCAGCTCGCGCGGAATCCCAAGCAGATGATGCACCGTCGCCATCAGATCCACCGGCTGCACAGCGTCGGCGATCGG contains:
- a CDS encoding 30S ribosomal protein S1 is translated as MSSEPGTGATQESATPVQSDEASAVAVASAAETSPEAAAAGEAQRPKVRLNPAADPGQLKARPSIDAPEASASEPAAADVPAEEALAAAAKAEVTMSSLPPAPPARAVEIPRDVSLDADTEAAIAAAIAGGGLDAQPVPVTPPPSSTEEADADAPPASDLASGTKLTGTVQTVHGDNVFLDFGLRTTGVVSLRQFPPAKPPQAGDKVDVVVDRVDEKDGLALCNLPRGRSKVSGDWDAISVGQVVDCFVEKTNKGGLEVKCGSLRGFMPASQVEMGYVATLDSYVGQKFRAQVTEVKPARRRLILSRRAIIAEEREAAEKEAMQNLGPGQSLTGRVKTIKDYGAFIDLGGVDGFLHIGQMSWVRINHPSEILKEGQQVEVQVLSVDKDTKKISLGMRQLSANPWSLASDKYAKGTNVTGKVTRVEPFGAFIELEPGVEGLVHISELDHKRIKRVTEVLDVGQMVEVQCLEVDPGRKRISLSVKALRAKPEAPPKPQDEDLAPGKGEVYQRKTKGPLKGGMGGTNAGGLFGNPGDFAR